Proteins co-encoded in one Acidobacteriota bacterium genomic window:
- a CDS encoding pilus assembly protein yields the protein MTALIPTRSFGSRLRLRRDEGSALVEFSLISFMFIMVLFGVVELSRMVIVYTTIANASRAGARYAIVHGYYRTGAGSTGPSGPGSTTQVETVVKNFAGAGLLDTTRLTITVSYPGSGTPLNGPGQPVTVKVTYPYDAIVPFFSALFGPTMGSTSEGVIMF from the coding sequence TTGACAGCCCTCATTCCAACTCGCTCTTTTGGATCGCGGCTGCGCCTCCGCCGCGACGAAGGCAGTGCTCTCGTTGAATTCAGCCTCATCAGCTTTATGTTCATCATGGTCCTGTTCGGCGTGGTTGAGTTGTCGAGAATGGTTATCGTCTACACCACCATCGCCAACGCATCGCGCGCCGGGGCGCGTTACGCCATCGTCCACGGCTACTACAGGACAGGCGCCGGCTCCACCGGCCCCAGTGGCCCGGGCAGCACCACACAGGTCGAAACCGTCGTCAAAAACTTCGCCGGCGCCGGTCTCCTCGATACCACCAGACTTACCATCACGGTCAGCTATCCCGGCTCCGGAACTCCACTTAACGGTCCGGGACAGCCGGTCACTGTAAAAGTTACCTATCCCTACGACGCCATCGTTCCGTTCTTCTCCGCTCTCTTCGGGCCCACCATGGGCAGCACCAGTGAAGGCGTCATTATGTTTTGA